From Sphingomonas bisphenolicum, one genomic window encodes:
- the trmB gene encoding tRNA (guanine(46)-N(7))-methyltransferase TrmB yields MTAHKSGDPTTLNRLYGRQSGHKLRQGQQELVDTLLPAISVPEDGEITAAGLFGYDRPLHFEIGFGGGEHMAHRADMLPDHGFIGAEPFLNGVVTALGHVRDQALGNVRLHMGDALQVLSRIPDGTLSFVYLLHPDPWPKARHAKRRMMNPGPVAMIAKKLKPGGEFRFGTDHPVYLRWALMVMNGHPDFEWLASEPRDFQTRPGGWPETRYEAKARRIGHEVWYFRYRRK; encoded by the coding sequence ATGACAGCGCATAAATCCGGCGATCCCACGACCCTCAACCGCCTATATGGCCGCCAGTCCGGGCACAAGCTGCGCCAGGGGCAGCAGGAACTGGTCGACACCCTGCTCCCCGCCATCTCGGTGCCGGAAGACGGCGAAATCACCGCCGCGGGCCTGTTTGGCTATGACCGGCCGCTCCATTTCGAGATCGGCTTCGGCGGCGGCGAACATATGGCCCATCGCGCCGACATGCTGCCCGACCATGGCTTCATCGGCGCCGAACCCTTCCTCAACGGCGTCGTCACCGCGCTCGGCCATGTCCGCGACCAGGCGCTGGGCAATGTCCGCCTCCACATGGGCGATGCGCTCCAGGTGCTGAGCCGCATCCCCGACGGCACGCTCAGCTTCGTCTATCTGCTCCATCCCGATCCCTGGCCCAAGGCGCGCCATGCCAAGCGGCGGATGATGAATCCCGGCCCGGTCGCGATGATCGCGAAGAAGCTCAAGCCCGGTGGCGAGTTTCGCTTCGGCACCGATCATCCGGTCTATCTGCGCTGGGCGCTCATGGTGATGAACGGCCATCCCGACTTCGAATGGCTTGCCAGCGAGCCCAGGGATTTCCAGACCCGTCCCGGTGGCTGGCCCGAAACCCGCTACGAGGCGAAGGCCCGGCGTATCGGCCATGAGGTCTGGTACTTCCGCTACCGGCGCAAATAG